In Phaseolus vulgaris cultivar G19833 chromosome 3, P. vulgaris v2.0, whole genome shotgun sequence, the sequence TGATTTCTCGGTCAGTCTATCAGTTTCATCTTCAATTTCTTTTCGAACCATAGCTACAGAAGATGAAAATTACCGAACATCAAAAATTGAAAATCGTTTATCTAAAataacacatatatatatatatatataaatagatgaCAACATATTGCTTATCCACTTCTGACTAATGCAAACCATATATTAAAAGATTCCTACACTGTCAAAAACATACTAATTCATGTCATTACGATTGCAGAGACCACGGATGAGATTTTAAGTCTTTGACCAGGAAATGCTAACGTAGCAAGCCAAATAGAAACTAAGATATTGTATGTAGAAGCAAAGCATGCAGTTGTGGAATACACAAATTTAGCAAGCAATGCAAAAAAGAATTAAACCTCAAAGAATGACAGATCggcaagaaaagaaaattcagaGATAAACCAGGCTAGAAAGAAACACTTCACtacattttaaattacatattttgaAAAGACAGAAAGGCATGCATGCATGCAGAGTATGCACTCTGTAGTCTAAGGAACTCTTTTTTCCAGAATCTTGAAATGGggaataaaaatcaaatatcattTGCATGAGAAGGAAGAAGACGTACAGAAATCAGTAAAGCGTTTCTTAGGCAAGTGCAGAAACTCCGCATAATCCTGTAGTTCCTGTTCTATTTTGTGCAGCTGCAGCACCAAAGGCCTCCGAGTCACAATCCCTAAACATGACGTAAAACTTAAATTACACAAGCAAGGTTCACGAGAAAACGAAAAGaatttatctttcaaaagatCCAACAATTTCCTTCTCCTAACCAAACAGCATAGATCGGaataaaaacaaagaaactAATCGTCAAAGAATGAACGATTAAAgctataaaaataaagaacctGATCCCCGCGGAAGAAAATCGCGGCCGACAATGCTCTCCAGAACTGAAGACTTTCCAGAACTCTGCATTACGTACAAAAACTAAAAATCAGTAGCGCAGACAGCGAAATGGATTGAAAGGGAAGGAATGGAAGAAGCGAGAAGAGAGAACCTGGCCGCCGACGACGGCGACGGAGGGAAGAGCTTCCCAGAGTGTAGGCAACGCGGCGTCGGCGCCGTGATCGCCGAGGACCGTACAGGCGCGCTGAATTCGGTTAACGAGTGCGATCAAGGTGTCCATTGGTTTGTTGGGAGAGGGAAGGAGTGAGAGTGAAGGTGTGGAAGTGGAAGAGAGGAAGAGGAGTAGCAGAGgaaggaggaggaagaagaagagaggaatGAGCAGAAGGGAAGCTATTTTTGTTGTTTCCGTTACGTGCTTACGCTTTTTCTGAgagaaaatttttaaaatttgggaTGATGGACCACATAAGCGAGAGGCGTCTTTAATAGTGGACTTGGCGTTGATCCTATTGCCTTCTCAGCTCAACTTTCCGTTCCTCTTTCTTCCGTTTTTTCCTGTCAGTCAATTCCTTTTGAAAATTAATCatactattttctttttctttttcgcTCGCAGATTTTATTACATGTACGTTAAtagttatttttcataaaattaaataaatatgtaaatatattaCCTTCCATTCAGGGATTAGTAATAACTTCATAAAAGATAACTCTAAAAGGTTacattcaaataaattattttgtttattatactaaaattacaaacaatcaaaaaattatttaaattttataaataattaattattaatatataattaaattactcATCAAATCATTCTTCTTACTTTTTAACTCATGTTATCCACGTTTATTCAACTTTAATCCATAACTACAATTATTcaatgaaaaatacattaaagtTTATCATGATGAAAGATACAgtgaaaaatatgtttattacatcattatttttatatcaattatccaaaaaaataacataataaatatcCGATTACATTTCGAAATTAAATCCAactcttttttttatgtagGATCTCCTAATCGTGATGTGAAAGGTCTGTTTTCATGTTTCTTGACCTAAAATCAGGCCATCACTAATATTGCAACCAAATCTGAAATACATATGAAAGCGTGGGATAATTGTTAATTACAAGAAAAGTAACTAACTAAAAAACAAGATAACTAAATTAGAGGTATGGAAACTCTACAATATCTTTCAGTCAGTTGATATTTCAACTGCAAAAGAAACTCGAATACTGAAATTGGTAAAAACGAAAATGTCTCAATAGTTATGTCATGAGTAGAATGTGTTGGaactgaaataaaaatcaacatTGACAATATATCTGCATATATTGTAGTACTGAAGACCGTGAACAAAAGTtcatagttttaaaaaaaaatggttgtgacttttacaattatttaggaaactaaaaaaataaagattaagtTAAATTTTGTATACTTTTGATAAGTgtgaaaaataattcaaatttaaaaactttaaatttttttaaatgaatttatttcaaattcaaatcaattttttggattttaaatccaaatcACTAATTGAATTTGGATTGCATATATACATAGGATAATTTCTTAGATTTGTGTATAGTTCATATAATTTATTAGATCCAAATAAGATAGTACTAAATCAAATTCATACAAAGTCGGTTAAAGTTAAGTCAAGTCAACTCATATTTAAATTGAGTCAAATTAGTTTATTTCCAAGTCAAACTGACTCGACCCATACTCAAGTAAAATTGAGTTGTTTTAGACTTAAATTGCGTTAAGTTGGGACAAGTCCACATTCACTTGAATCAAAGGTTGTAAGTGACATCAATTATCCCAGGACAATGTTTCATATcacaattaaattatattatttgggTTGTTACacttttaaatagaaaaagttacATTCTTACtattaattatagtttttaacttagtgatatttatttaatctaaatatagttcaataatttatattagAGTCAATgttataaattcaatttttactAGAACAATTTTGGAGAAAATTGTTGGAAGTTATGTAATTTTCTGTTATTTTAGTAAATCTAGACTgaattatgattaaaaaatataactaaaatattttatatataacttttaacAAAATCTTTATAAATATCAAACAAATTTACTATATATGAcaatataacaaaaaatatactttactttaaactttaaaagcTCTGGTGTAGCGAATCTCAAtgcataaatatatagttttgaTAAATATGTGCTACATTACCATCAATTCTATTATCAAATTTGTTCTTCTCCCTTTAAAACCTGAAGGCCATCATCACTTCTATCTTGGTTGGCCATTTGGTCATCGAGATAATGTTGATATATATAGGACAGAAAGCCCCATATAGCTAAAAAGAAGGCTACAATCTTCACCGCATAAATCTTGTCATGGAAGACAAATACAGCAAGGATAGGAGTTATGGTGAGTTCCAGGTTACCTATTACAACAGAGAACAATGAAGATACTTCAAAAATCAACCCTAACATACCAATGCATGCTATTTGCCATGACGCAGCAGTCCAAACCAGAGTCATTACATAAGACACCCTACCGTATTCAAATTCCTTCATCTCCATTCCCATACTTCTCCAATCTCCGCTTCCAACCAATCCCACAACGGCACCAACTGAAGCAATGATCATAGGGTAAAAATTCAGCCTCAAAAGAACAGAAAAGACTCCTGTCTTTGCAACCTTCTCAAAATAGAACTGCAAGAGAGAGTGCTGTAAAGCAAACGTGGCAGATGCAGCAAGGGCACAAAACAACCCGATTAGTCGCTTCTCTTTGGGAAGGTCCGTTGAGTCCTCGGATTCAGTG encodes:
- the LOC137805951 gene encoding probable purine permease 11 isoform X1, coding for MSTTVTQQPQHSTLGEYKRWLRVSLYTILLLTGQCTATLLGRFYFAKGGKSKWIATSVQSAGFPILIPLLFYSSKSTNHDFSKPKRSVMITFYLGFGLLMIAMDFLYSCGLSYLSLSTFALVCATQLAFNGVATYFLNSQKFTALILNSIVVLTMSVILIALNTESEDSTDLPKEKRLIGLFCALAASATFALQHSLLQFYFEKVAKTGVFSVLLRLNFYPMIIASVGAVVGLVGSGDWRSMGMEMKEFEYGRVSYVMTLVWTAASWQIACIGMLGLIFEVSSLFSVVIGNLELTITPILAVFVFHDKIYAVKIVAFFLAIWGFLSYIYQHYLDDQMANQDRSDDGLQVLKGEEQI